One segment of Methanolinea mesophila DNA contains the following:
- a CDS encoding nucleotide sugar dehydrogenase: MNSILSGLLKKRGPIRRIGVVGMGYVGIPSAVLFADLPGIEKVYGFQRASKTSGYKIEMLNCGESPLKGEEPGLEELIGKVVEAGKFACTSDFSKIGECDAVTLAIQTPFRNPKDLEPDFTALFEGLRLVGKNMEQGTLVVLESTITPGTTSGIAREILEKESGMIAGEDFALAHAPERVMVGRLIRNIQEHDRIVGGIDETSTTRATELYSPLLTKGKIIPMTATAAEVTKTAENTFRDLQIAAVNELALYCEAMGINVYDVREGIASLKEEGVTRAILWPGAGVGGHCLTKDTYHLERGVKVLGGPLDYPEGKDSLFVLARNINDFMPKHIFNLTIAGLERAGKTVEGANIALLGWAFTTNSADARNTPSELYRNRMREAKAIVKVHDPWITEYPGVEIEKDLAVVLEGADAIAIFTGHSEYYDLDPVFLKMLMQEKHPVIVDGRNVVDADLFIRNGFVYKGIGRGDKNLHPLQ, encoded by the coding sequence ATGAATTCCATTCTTTCCGGTTTACTGAAGAAAAGAGGTCCCATCCGCAGGATTGGGGTGGTCGGGATGGGGTATGTCGGAATCCCCTCGGCAGTGCTCTTTGCCGACCTTCCCGGCATCGAAAAGGTGTATGGTTTCCAGCGGGCCTCAAAGACCTCGGGCTACAAGATCGAGATGCTCAACTGTGGCGAGAGCCCCCTGAAGGGTGAAGAGCCCGGGCTCGAAGAACTCATCGGAAAGGTGGTCGAAGCCGGGAAATTCGCCTGCACTTCCGATTTTTCGAAAATCGGGGAATGCGACGCGGTCACCCTGGCCATCCAGACGCCCTTCAGGAACCCAAAAGACCTGGAACCCGATTTTACTGCCCTCTTCGAAGGCCTCAGGCTTGTGGGAAAGAACATGGAGCAGGGTACTCTCGTAGTCCTCGAGTCGACGATAACCCCAGGGACGACCAGCGGTATCGCCCGGGAGATCCTGGAAAAGGAGTCCGGGATGATAGCCGGGGAGGATTTTGCCCTCGCCCATGCCCCTGAGAGGGTGATGGTGGGAAGGCTGATCCGGAATATCCAGGAGCACGACAGGATCGTCGGGGGCATCGACGAGACGAGTACGACGCGGGCGACAGAGCTCTACTCTCCGCTTCTCACGAAAGGGAAGATCATCCCCATGACCGCGACGGCGGCGGAGGTTACCAAGACCGCGGAGAACACGTTCCGTGACCTGCAGATCGCCGCGGTGAACGAGCTCGCCCTCTACTGCGAGGCGATGGGGATCAACGTGTACGACGTACGGGAGGGGATTGCAAGCCTGAAGGAAGAAGGGGTGACAAGGGCGATCCTCTGGCCGGGTGCCGGGGTCGGCGGACACTGCCTGACAAAGGACACCTATCACCTGGAACGGGGGGTGAAGGTCCTCGGTGGGCCGTTGGACTATCCCGAAGGGAAAGATTCCCTCTTCGTCCTGGCCCGGAATATCAACGACTTCATGCCGAAGCACATATTCAACTTAACAATAGCGGGACTTGAAAGGGCAGGAAAAACAGTAGAAGGAGCTAATATCGCATTACTTGGGTGGGCGTTCACGACCAACTCCGCCGATGCAAGAAACACCCCCTCGGAGTTATACCGGAACCGAATGCGGGAAGCCAAGGCCATTGTGAAAGTGCATGATCCTTGGATAACAGAATATCCGGGAGTGGAGATCGAGAAGGACTTAGCTGTGGTTTTGGAAGGAGCGGATGCGATCGCAATCTTTACTGGGCATTCGGAGTACTATGACCTGGACCCGGTTTTTCTGAAGATGTTAATGCAGGAAAAACACCCGGTTATTGTCGACGGCAGGAACGTTGTTGATGCAGATTTGTTCATCCGTAACGGATTCGTGTACAAGGGTATCGGGAGAGGGGATAAGAATCTACACCCGCTACAGTAA
- a CDS encoding Gfo/Idh/MocA family protein — MDVGVIGVGVMGKNHVRVYSELRPVSGLYVYDVNYQAATAVGMENGATPCSSIEELVKNVEAVSICVPTQFHLEVARTVLPKNIHVLMEKPICATTKETEALLPLIGKGTTFGVGHIERFNPIVPEVRRICKDPLYVEMNRHNPASYRVTGASVVEDLMIHDIDILRHVLFSDGFDLTPGGTEDVATALFRFGKTPAFLSASRKSSKKIRRIYIEEEELTIEGDFMNQEIFSYWKPETYHVENERYVQENIIEKVMVNKVEPLKVELKTFLECAKDGKEFPVTALQAYEDLRICESIKAGLS, encoded by the coding sequence ATGGATGTAGGGGTAATAGGCGTCGGGGTCATGGGGAAGAATCATGTCAGGGTGTACTCAGAACTGAGGCCCGTCTCCGGTTTATACGTCTATGATGTGAACTACCAGGCCGCGACAGCGGTCGGCATGGAGAATGGTGCGACACCCTGTTCCAGTATCGAGGAGCTGGTGAAGAACGTGGAAGCGGTGAGTATCTGTGTGCCCACCCAGTTTCATCTCGAAGTAGCGAGGACGGTCCTCCCGAAGAATATTCACGTCCTGATGGAGAAGCCGATATGTGCAACTACGAAGGAGACAGAGGCACTTCTTCCCCTTATTGGGAAAGGGACCACCTTCGGCGTGGGACACATCGAGCGGTTCAACCCGATCGTTCCCGAAGTGCGCCGTATCTGCAAAGACCCCCTCTACGTGGAGATGAACCGGCACAATCCCGCCTCGTACCGTGTCACAGGGGCATCGGTGGTGGAAGACCTGATGATCCACGATATCGATATCCTCCGCCACGTCCTCTTCTCGGACGGATTCGATCTCACTCCCGGGGGTACCGAAGATGTCGCGACGGCACTGTTCCGGTTCGGGAAGACTCCGGCGTTTCTCTCGGCAAGCAGAAAATCCTCCAAGAAGATCCGCAGGATCTACATCGAGGAGGAAGAGCTCACGATCGAGGGAGACTTCATGAACCAGGAGATTTTTTCCTATTGGAAACCGGAGACCTACCATGTGGAGAACGAGCGCTATGTCCAGGAGAACATCATCGAGAAGGTGATGGTCAACAAGGTCGAGCCTCTCAAGGTGGAGTTAAAGACGTTCCTCGAATGTGCAAAGGACGGAAAAGAGTTCCCGGTAACCGCTTTGCAGGCGTACGAGGACCTCCGGATCTGCGAATCGATCAAGGCGGGACTTTCGTGA
- a CDS encoding DegT/DnrJ/EryC1/StrS family aminotransferase, producing the protein MIPIAKPSMGGEEVSAVADVLYSGMLAQGENVARFEKNFAEYCSVAEAVAVNNGTAALHATLLALGVRPGDEVIVPDFTFFATASSVCMCGARPVFADVEERTFNVNPISVQECIGPKTRAVIGVHLFGQPFEVTPVWELCEDAKIPLIEDAAQAHGAEYHNKKAGGLGDAACFSFYPTKNMTTGEGGMVTTDNRDLAERIRIIINHGQSEKYLHSCLGFNYRMSDIGGAMGCVQLNKLDSFNSRRRAIARYYSKNIRAAGIIPPFEVPGATHVFHQYVLKVMENGPMTRESLSAYLSGKGIGNAVHYPIPLHRQPVFREIAGDTKCPVSARLADQVISIPVHPSVTDTERDYIVTILNEVK; encoded by the coding sequence ATGATTCCGATTGCGAAACCCTCGATGGGGGGGGAAGAGGTGTCGGCGGTCGCGGACGTCCTGTATTCCGGGATGCTCGCCCAGGGGGAGAACGTGGCCCGGTTTGAGAAAAATTTTGCCGAGTACTGTAGCGTGGCTGAGGCCGTCGCAGTAAATAATGGAACTGCCGCGCTTCACGCGACGCTTCTTGCTCTCGGGGTACGGCCAGGGGACGAGGTGATCGTGCCGGACTTCACGTTCTTCGCCACGGCATCGAGCGTGTGCATGTGCGGGGCCAGGCCGGTATTCGCCGACGTGGAGGAAAGGACATTCAATGTGAATCCCATTTCAGTTCAGGAGTGTATTGGCCCGAAAACCAGGGCTGTGATAGGTGTACACCTGTTTGGACAGCCGTTTGAGGTCACCCCGGTCTGGGAACTCTGCGAAGATGCGAAGATACCCCTGATCGAGGACGCTGCCCAGGCTCACGGGGCGGAATATCATAATAAAAAGGCCGGAGGGTTAGGGGATGCGGCATGTTTCTCGTTCTATCCCACGAAGAATATGACCACCGGTGAGGGGGGTATGGTGACCACCGACAACCGGGACCTCGCCGAAAGGATCCGGATAATAATTAATCACGGACAGAGCGAGAAATATCTCCATTCCTGCCTCGGGTTCAACTACCGGATGAGCGATATCGGAGGCGCCATGGGATGTGTCCAGCTGAATAAACTCGATTCGTTTAATTCGCGAAGGAGAGCGATTGCAAGGTATTATTCGAAGAATATCCGGGCCGCAGGAATAATCCCTCCGTTCGAAGTCCCCGGAGCAACTCACGTTTTCCATCAGTATGTGCTCAAAGTCATGGAGAACGGTCCTATGACGAGAGAAAGCCTTTCTGCATACCTTTCCGGGAAAGGCATCGGGAATGCAGTTCATTACCCGATACCTCTGCACAGGCAACCTGTGTTCAGAGAGATTGCGGGTGATACGAAATGCCCGGTATCCGCAAGGCTTGCAGATCAAGTCATCAGTATCCCGGTTCACCCGTCGGTGACTGATACGGAGAGGGATTATATCGTCACAATATTGAACGAGGTGAAATAG
- a CDS encoding acyltransferase, translated as MTRYGKNSIGNSAQLFEPVILGFPSRERLGQTDFPGTVIGNHAILRTGTIIYCDVEIGDNFQTGHNVMIREKTRIGSDVAIGTATVIEGFCTIGNGVRIQSMVFIPTLTEIGNNVFIGPNAVLTNDRYPPTGKPELKGPVVGDSAVIGANCTILPGIRIGKKAAVAAGSVVTRDVPEGKMAIGSPARIRDLPDQMRTFI; from the coding sequence ATGACACGATATGGAAAAAATTCCATTGGGAATTCCGCTCAGCTTTTTGAACCAGTGATCCTTGGTTTCCCTTCACGGGAACGGCTAGGACAAACGGATTTTCCCGGCACAGTAATAGGAAACCATGCGATACTTAGGACCGGGACGATAATCTACTGCGATGTGGAGATAGGGGATAATTTCCAGACCGGCCATAACGTCATGATCCGGGAAAAGACCAGAATCGGGTCGGATGTTGCGATAGGGACTGCGACGGTAATCGAGGGATTCTGTACTATCGGAAACGGGGTGAGGATCCAGAGCATGGTCTTCATTCCAACCCTTACGGAGATAGGAAATAATGTGTTTATCGGCCCGAATGCGGTCCTCACGAATGACCGGTACCCCCCGACAGGGAAACCTGAACTGAAAGGACCTGTGGTCGGTGATTCGGCAGTCATCGGGGCTAACTGTACCATTCTGCCCGGCATCAGGATCGGGAAAAAGGCAGCAGTTGCAGCGGGATCGGTCGTGACCAGGGACGTTCCCGAAGGGAAGATGGCGATCGGATCTCCCGCACGGATACGGGACCTCCCCGATCAGATGAGGACGTTCATATGA
- a CDS encoding glycosyltransferase family 2 protein: protein MEHPKKVIIVVVNWDAKNVLEECLHSYKKIDYSNYDVIVVDNGSKDGSQQMVKTLFPEFTVIELGKNYGVAEGQNVGIRHALEMGFDYLFISNNDVMCNENMLKELLHCMESDPSIGIASPLVYYYDAPEIIQLGGAMIDWDHATTSLLYNGQKDTEFPACLDIDYHGFLLISHNTIIRTGLYDPEYFAYWEDVDFCVRVKKLGLRIVCLKNAKVWHKVSFTTRRITGFFEYYMTRNRMYFMKKYSTDARFFKFYFYLFSYDIGHTVYVHLVKHKSAKLLFCYFKGFLNGLILCARSVKYQPFKG, encoded by the coding sequence TTGGAACATCCAAAAAAGGTAATTATCGTTGTCGTAAACTGGGATGCGAAAAATGTTCTTGAAGAGTGTTTACATTCCTATAAAAAAATTGACTATTCAAATTATGACGTAATTGTCGTTGATAATGGATCAAAAGACGGCTCTCAGCAGATGGTAAAGACTCTTTTCCCTGAATTCACCGTGATCGAGCTCGGGAAAAATTACGGTGTTGCGGAAGGGCAGAATGTCGGGATCCGGCATGCACTCGAAATGGGTTTTGATTATCTTTTTATTTCCAACAACGATGTGATGTGCAACGAAAACATGCTCAAGGAATTATTGCATTGCATGGAATCCGATCCTTCGATCGGGATTGCGTCACCCTTGGTCTATTATTACGATGCACCTGAAATCATTCAACTCGGAGGCGCAATGATCGACTGGGACCATGCAACCACGTCTCTTCTCTATAACGGACAAAAAGATACAGAATTTCCTGCGTGCCTGGACATCGATTATCACGGGTTTCTCCTCATTTCACACAATACTATCATACGGACCGGACTATACGATCCCGAATATTTCGCCTACTGGGAAGACGTGGATTTTTGTGTAAGAGTGAAAAAACTGGGATTGAGGATCGTTTGTCTGAAGAATGCCAAAGTCTGGCATAAGGTTTCTTTCACCACGAGAAGAATCACCGGGTTTTTTGAATATTATATGACACGTAACCGGATGTATTTCATGAAAAAATATTCCACGGATGCCCGTTTTTTCAAATTTTATTTTTATTTATTCTCTTATGATATCGGGCATACGGTGTATGTTCATTTGGTTAAGCATAAAAGTGCAAAATTATTGTTCTGTTATTTCAAGGGGTTCCTCAATGGATTGATTCTGTGTGCAAGGTCAGTGAAATATCAACCTTTCAAAGGGTAG
- a CDS encoding polysaccharide biosynthesis C-terminal domain-containing protein — MKHRVGITGRHGFLGTSLDRYLQRYEDEIEVIPFSRDMFSQPHDLIEFCRNCDTIVHFAAVTRGDEEAVYRVNMDLVLSLCSALEHVEHVPHVIYASSVHETRNTGYGRSKREGRMLLEEWARKNGSPFTGLVIPNVFGPFCRPFYLSFIATFCYQLTHGQEAEIHVDALMNLVYVEELMELLVSLIRTGPQESCITVPPGGVFLVSEVLEKLTGFRDLYCVQGIVPPLDEPFDRRLFTTFHSYVEPAHFPVPLDVSREGDTRVAAPGEKDREGVVISMLASGGEKDHEKVVISMLASGGEKDRGKAVVSMLASGGEKDRGRAAVSMLASGGEKDRERAAVSMLASGGEKDRGRAITSMLASGGEKDRERAAVSVLALGGEKDRGRAVVSVLAPGKRMGNHYHAETFERLSILQGNASLRMRRIDSEWVTEYDLDGDAPGYIDIPVYHTHEITNTGVSDLVTVVWSDTSDERDTFFETI, encoded by the coding sequence ATGAAACACAGGGTAGGGATCACGGGCCGGCACGGGTTCCTTGGCACAAGTCTCGACAGGTATCTCCAGAGATATGAGGATGAGATCGAGGTAATCCCATTTTCCCGGGATATGTTCTCACAACCGCATGACCTGATTGAATTTTGCCGGAACTGCGATACAATCGTTCATTTTGCCGCGGTGACCCGGGGTGACGAAGAGGCCGTGTACCGGGTCAACATGGATCTCGTGCTATCACTCTGCTCGGCCCTCGAACATGTGGAACACGTTCCTCACGTGATATATGCCTCATCGGTGCATGAAACCCGGAACACCGGGTACGGGCGGTCGAAACGTGAGGGAAGGATGCTGCTGGAGGAATGGGCCCGGAAGAACGGGTCCCCCTTTACCGGCCTGGTGATCCCGAATGTCTTCGGCCCGTTCTGCCGCCCGTTCTACCTTTCCTTCATCGCAACCTTCTGTTACCAGCTCACTCACGGGCAGGAGGCAGAGATCCACGTCGATGCCCTCATGAACCTGGTGTACGTGGAGGAGCTGATGGAACTGCTGGTATCCCTGATCCGTACAGGTCCGCAGGAGTCCTGCATCACCGTCCCGCCGGGCGGGGTATTCCTGGTCAGCGAAGTGCTCGAAAAACTGACCGGCTTTCGCGACCTGTACTGTGTCCAGGGGATTGTCCCCCCGCTGGACGAACCCTTCGACCGCAGACTTTTCACCACGTTCCACTCGTACGTTGAGCCGGCCCATTTCCCGGTCCCCCTGGACGTTTCCCGAGAGGGGGATACAAGAGTCGCAGCACCGGGAGAGAAAGACAGAGAGGGGGTAGTCATCTCCATGCTGGCATCAGGAGGGGAGAAGGATCATGAGAAGGTTGTCATCTCCATGCTGGCATCAGGAGGCGAGAAGGACCGTGGAAAGGCCGTCGTCTCCATGCTGGCATCAGGAGGCGAGAAGGACCGTGGAAGGGCCGCGGTCTCCATGCTGGCATCAGGAGGCGAGAAGGATCGTGAGAGGGCCGCGGTCTCCATGCTGGCATCAGGAGGCGAGAAGGATCGTGGAAGGGCCATCACCTCCATGCTGGCATCAGGAGGTGAGAAGGATCGTGAGAGGGCCGCCGTCTCCGTGCTGGCACTTGGAGGTGAGAAGGATCGTGGAAGGGCCGTCGTTTCGGTGCTCGCACCGGGCAAACGCATGGGAAATCACTACCATGCCGAAACATTCGAACGTCTCTCCATCCTCCAGGGGAATGCGTCCCTGCGGATGAGGAGGATCGACTCGGAGTGGGTCACCGAATACGACCTGGATGGAGATGCTCCGGGCTATATTGATATTCCGGTGTATCATACGCATGAAATCACAAATACCGGGGTCTCTGATCTCGTCACAGTGGTATGGAGCGATACGAGCGACGAACGGGATACCTTTTTTGAGACGATATGA
- a CDS encoding glycosyltransferase family 2 protein codes for MPPLLSIIIPTRNRQKYAISTVESILNIQDPDLELVVQDNSTTGELGEYLRNTTDDERLVYHYNPRPVSMIDNFECAVRSSSGRYLCCIGDDDGLNPGILEVARQADEEGWDAVIPAINVVYYWPGSLGRGSTKKDPDDGVLHINPYSADISFADSESELRRLVRDGGLNYFLAGIPRLYHGIVSRTVLHAIYETTGSHFGGLSPDVYIAVASAGYAKKVVTVNYPLTILGACEASATAQSERGEHSGPLENAPHFQHREHYQWSTRVPCFYCVETIWADSMVAALTALGRHDLLREFNTTNLAAHCILYYPKYFPVIIRDMVRYFRETPTDLATGMVRFSHLIVHNFRNDVLKRYRARIWGTSGPPCTTYHNVRDIQEAMGILAGYLDQNNPEFMDSISNTKLEQGI; via the coding sequence ATGCCTCCGCTGTTGTCGATCATAATACCCACGAGAAACAGGCAGAAATATGCAATCTCTACCGTTGAGAGTATTTTGAACATTCAGGATCCCGATCTCGAACTCGTGGTTCAGGACAACAGTACTACCGGGGAACTGGGAGAGTACCTGCGGAACACCACCGATGATGAACGCCTGGTCTATCACTATAATCCCCGTCCCGTGTCGATGATAGACAATTTCGAATGTGCGGTCAGATCGTCTTCAGGGCGGTATTTGTGTTGTATCGGGGATGACGACGGTCTCAATCCCGGGATCCTCGAGGTAGCACGCCAGGCGGATGAGGAAGGGTGGGATGCGGTCATACCGGCGATCAATGTCGTGTATTACTGGCCGGGTTCCCTGGGACGCGGTAGTACAAAAAAAGATCCGGATGACGGGGTATTGCACATTAATCCGTATTCAGCGGATATTTCGTTCGCCGATTCAGAGTCCGAACTCAGGAGACTTGTCCGGGACGGAGGACTGAATTACTTTCTCGCGGGAATTCCGAGGTTATACCACGGGATTGTAAGTCGAACGGTGTTACACGCAATATATGAAACAACCGGCTCACATTTCGGGGGATTGTCCCCTGATGTCTATATCGCCGTTGCGAGCGCCGGTTATGCAAAAAAAGTAGTTACGGTAAATTATCCGTTGACTATCTTAGGTGCCTGCGAAGCGAGCGCTACCGCCCAATCCGAGCGCGGGGAACATAGCGGACCACTTGAGAACGCTCCCCATTTCCAGCACAGGGAACACTATCAATGGTCGACGCGTGTCCCCTGTTTCTATTGCGTCGAGACGATTTGGGCCGATTCCATGGTCGCTGCCTTGACCGCCCTGGGAAGACACGATCTCCTGCGCGAGTTCAATACCACGAATCTCGCAGCCCATTGCATTCTCTATTACCCGAAATATTTCCCGGTCATCATCCGTGACATGGTACGGTATTTCAGGGAAACACCTACGGACCTTGCTACCGGAATGGTGAGATTCTCACACCTGATAGTGCATAATTTCAGGAACGACGTGCTGAAACGGTATCGTGCGAGAATCTGGGGGACCTCAGGACCTCCATGCACCACATACCATAATGTTCGCGACATACAGGAAGCGATGGGCATCCTGGCCGGGTACCTGGATCAGAACAACCCGGAATTCATGGACTCGATATCGAACACGAAACTGGAACAGGGGATTTAA
- the galU gene encoding UTP--glucose-1-phosphate uridylyltransferase GalU → MVKKKTRVRKAVIPAAGLGTRFLPVTKSMPKEMLPIIDKPVIHYVVEEAFDSGIDDILIITGRGKRAVEDYFDDAPELRMHLERHGKNQQLKDLNEISRFRGIHFTRQTEPKGLGDAVRSAEKHCGDDPFAVLLGDDIMKDGIPCTRRLIDVFEKTGGSVIAVQEVAKKDISKYGIIKGREEGDNLFLLEDIVEKPRAEHAPSNLGAIGRYVFTPALFPCFDLVTPGAGGEIQLTDAIRQLMKKEDVYAYKYTGKRFDTGDKLGYIETIIEYAMEDEGMKGELGEYIRKKGM, encoded by the coding sequence ATGGTGAAGAAGAAGACCCGGGTGAGGAAAGCGGTCATACCGGCGGCGGGTCTCGGCACGCGATTCCTTCCCGTGACGAAATCGATGCCCAAGGAGATGCTTCCCATCATTGATAAGCCGGTCATCCACTATGTCGTCGAGGAAGCCTTCGATTCGGGGATCGATGACATCCTGATCATCACCGGGCGGGGGAAACGCGCGGTCGAGGACTATTTCGACGACGCACCGGAGCTCCGGATGCACCTCGAGCGTCATGGAAAGAACCAGCAGCTGAAGGACCTGAACGAGATATCCAGGTTCCGGGGTATCCATTTCACCCGCCAGACGGAGCCGAAAGGCCTCGGCGATGCGGTTCGTTCGGCCGAAAAGCATTGCGGTGACGACCCGTTCGCGGTGCTCCTCGGCGACGACATCATGAAGGACGGGATCCCCTGCACACGCCGGCTCATCGACGTGTTCGAGAAGACCGGTGGATCCGTGATTGCGGTACAGGAGGTTGCAAAGAAGGATATCAGCAAGTACGGGATCATCAAAGGACGTGAAGAGGGCGACAACCTCTTTCTTCTCGAGGATATCGTAGAGAAACCCCGGGCTGAACACGCTCCGTCAAATCTCGGGGCGATTGGAAGGTACGTGTTCACACCCGCACTATTTCCCTGCTTTGATCTGGTGACCCCGGGTGCTGGCGGAGAGATCCAGCTGACCGATGCAATCCGGCAGCTGATGAAAAAAGAGGATGTATATGCGTACAAATATACCGGGAAGAGGTTCGACACCGGGGATAAACTCGGCTATATCGAGACGATCATCGAGTACGCGATGGAGGATGAGGGGATGAAGGGGGAACTGGGGGAATATATCAGGAAAAAGGGGATGTAA
- a CDS encoding UDP-glucose dehydrogenase family protein, producing the protein MNTMHITVIGTGYVGAVTGACLAEMGHNVVFVGRDQRKLDLISSGVSPIFEKGLDDLLERNTARIRTTTDLAGAVRDSEVTFVCVGTPSLEDGSIDLGQVEEVSRTIGKSLGSDGNYRTIIMKSTVLPGTTETIVIPILERESGKKAFLDFGVASNPEFLKEGTAVEDFFYADRVVIGVHDDRSRKVMEQVYEPLDAPVFFTTLRTSEMIKYTSNAFLATKISFANEIGNLCKKLGIDSYEVFEGVGMDSRIGHQFFRSGIGFGGSCFPKDVRALIAHARATGIEPFILDAVMERNEAQPANLVSLLERHLELRGKTIGVLGLAFKPDSDDVRESRAVPVIRALLREGARVVAFDPIAADNFRPLFPDIRYAGTAKEVLDADAVLIVTEWKEFEDLDYRGKIVIDGRRIARARREAAIYEGVCW; encoded by the coding sequence ATGAACACGATGCATATCACCGTGATAGGGACCGGGTATGTCGGAGCCGTCACCGGAGCGTGCCTCGCGGAAATGGGGCACAATGTCGTGTTCGTGGGTCGTGACCAGAGGAAGCTCGACCTGATCAGCTCCGGGGTGAGCCCCATCTTCGAGAAGGGGCTCGACGACCTGCTGGAGAGGAACACGGCGAGGATCCGGACCACGACCGATCTCGCCGGTGCGGTCCGCGATTCGGAGGTCACGTTCGTCTGCGTCGGTACCCCTTCACTGGAGGACGGATCGATCGATCTGGGCCAGGTGGAAGAGGTATCCCGGACGATAGGGAAAAGTCTCGGGTCGGATGGGAACTATCGCACGATCATCATGAAGAGTACCGTCCTCCCCGGTACCACGGAGACCATCGTGATCCCGATACTGGAACGTGAATCCGGGAAGAAGGCATTCCTCGACTTCGGCGTGGCATCCAACCCCGAGTTCCTGAAAGAAGGGACCGCGGTGGAGGACTTCTTCTACGCGGACCGGGTGGTCATCGGGGTACACGACGACAGGAGCAGGAAGGTCATGGAGCAGGTCTACGAACCTCTCGACGCCCCGGTTTTTTTCACGACACTCCGTACCTCGGAAATGATAAAATACACCAGCAATGCCTTCCTCGCCACCAAGATCAGTTTCGCGAACGAGATCGGGAATCTCTGCAAGAAGCTCGGTATCGACAGCTACGAGGTGTTTGAAGGGGTAGGCATGGACTCACGGATCGGCCACCAGTTCTTCCGGTCCGGGATCGGGTTCGGCGGTTCCTGCTTCCCGAAGGACGTCCGGGCGCTCATTGCGCATGCACGGGCGACCGGCATCGAGCCCTTTATCCTGGACGCCGTGATGGAACGGAACGAGGCGCAGCCTGCGAACCTGGTCAGCCTCCTTGAACGGCACCTGGAACTACGCGGGAAGACCATCGGGGTCCTGGGCCTCGCGTTCAAGCCGGACAGCGACGACGTGAGGGAGAGCAGAGCGGTCCCGGTGATCCGGGCACTGCTCCGCGAAGGAGCGAGGGTTGTCGCGTTCGACCCGATCGCGGCAGACAACTTCAGGCCGCTCTTCCCGGATATCAGGTACGCAGGGACCGCGAAAGAGGTGCTCGACGCCGATGCGGTCCTTATCGTCACCGAGTGGAAGGAATTCGAGGACCTGGACTACCGGGGGAAGATCGTGATTGACGGCCGGAGGATCGCCAGGGCCCGCAGGGAGGCAGCAATCTACGAGGGAGTGTGCTGGTGA
- a CDS encoding FkbM family methyltransferase encodes MPCLCDKNKISLDIGAHWGEYTFWLEKYSKCTYAFEPHPDMIEKLHERFSQYPNVKIIPYAVSDRNGSAELYTPSVHGEEIIGLSTINLEKNKLDGFPIVKNPVKTIRLDDCHLDEVGFIKIDVEGNEREVLEGAQNILEKYHPGIMVELENRHHPGAIDSIGRFMEEFHYMGYFFFEGKLFEMVHFQPEDHQNIKNLNETGTGRRENTIYINNFIFIHNSDRSTLRKLTKFLKPKEPIKLH; translated from the coding sequence TTGCCCTGTTTATGCGACAAAAATAAGATTTCCCTCGATATCGGGGCCCATTGGGGAGAATATACCTTCTGGCTGGAGAAATATTCGAAATGCACCTATGCCTTCGAACCCCACCCGGATATGATCGAAAAACTCCATGAAAGATTTTCACAATATCCCAATGTGAAAATTATTCCCTATGCGGTATCGGACAGGAATGGTAGTGCCGAGCTTTATACTCCGTCGGTACACGGGGAAGAGATCATCGGCCTGTCCACGATCAACCTGGAAAAGAACAAACTGGACGGTTTTCCAATCGTAAAAAATCCGGTGAAAACGATCCGGCTGGACGATTGTCACCTGGATGAGGTCGGGTTCATCAAAATTGACGTCGAAGGGAACGAACGGGAAGTCCTCGAAGGAGCACAGAATATCCTTGAAAAGTACCACCCTGGCATTATGGTCGAGCTGGAAAACAGGCATCACCCCGGTGCAATCGATTCCATCGGTCGGTTCATGGAAGAATTCCATTATATGGGCTATTTCTTTTTCGAGGGAAAATTATTCGAAATGGTACATTTTCAACCCGAAGACCACCAGAATATAAAAAATCTGAATGAGACCGGCACCGGCAGGCGGGAAAATACCATCTACATTAACAATTTCATTTTCATACACAATTCGGACCGATCCACACTCAGGAAACTTACGAAATTCCTGAAACCGAAGGAACCCATAAAATTACACTGA